Part of the Propionimicrobium sp. PCR01-08-3 genome, ACGGCAAGGTGCCCAGGTAGTCGTCGAGGGCCTGGGTGATCTGCTCGAACCGGGAATCCGACACCTTGGTGAGCAGCGGGGCGTCTGCCTTGATCTGCAGCGCTCCGCCGTCGCTCGACGTGAGCTTCGGGAGCGCACGATCACTGGTGCGCTGTCTCGCCTTGTCTGCGGCGCGAGCGACCTGGTCGCGCAAGGACGGCTCGATGACCGTCTCGTTGAGCCGGTTGAGATCGACTCTCAGGAAGCTCCTGGCAAGCAGCGGCACCTGGGCGAGATGTGCCAGCTCGTCACGGTAGGCGGTCACGCAGGCCTTGGCCGCGTCGGAACACTGGGCTTCGCTCAGGTTGTTCTGCCGTCCGGCTACGTGGACGCTCGCCACGAGCCGCCGCATATCCCACTCCCACAAGCCGGGATGGGCCTCGTCGAAGTCATTGAGGTCGAGCACCAGCTCGCCCTCGGGGGAGCGATAGAAGCCGAAATTGCCCAGGTGCGCGTCCCCGCAGATGATCGCACTGATGCCGCTGGCAGGAAGTGAGGCGCAATCGCTGGCGCAGACATTCGCTGCACCACGCAGAAAGCCGTACGGCGACTCGGTCATCCGGGCCACGCGGACGCCGATCAGGCGCGGTACCCGCCCGAGGTGGGCGTCCATGATCTGAGTGACGGGGTCCGGACGATTGTCGGCGGGATGCCAGAACCCGAGCGTCGAGCGCGGCACCTTCACCCGCAGCGACTTGCCGTAGGCGCGGGACTCGGCGCGGCTGGGGATCGGCTTGCGTACCGAGCGGAATGCCTCGGCATCGGTCAGCGTCTGCATCGACATGATCCGATGGTAGCCAGGGAGGCTGATCAGCGATAGAGAACGCCGCCGTGACCAGGCTGCTTCGGTCATTGGGTTCGCTTTGGTTCGCATCGGGCACAAGAACGAACCCAATAACGGTATGTCGGCGCGGTTGCAGTAGCGCTCGGGGCGTTGCGGGCAGACGTCAGGTGATCTGACACTGCGTCCATGGGACGAAGCCGTCGCCTGCTCCGCCCGGGAAATCCCTCATTTGTTACGTGACTTTCCTCTAATAAGATGGCAGCGGCATCGCGGAAAGCGGTGTCGAAGGATGATCAGGAGGCCCCGGTGCAGAGCAGTAATCCCGTTTTGACAGGCCGCAATTCGTTTACGTACTTCAACCCGAATCAGCAAGGCGGCTACGCCACCGACGCCTACGGGTACCAGACCGCGAACGGCTACACCCCCCAGCCTCAGCAGGTGACCGGCCGGATGACCATCGATGATGTCATCACGAAGACCGCCATCTTGATGTTGACGCTCGTCGCCGCCGCCGGCGTGTCATGGATCTTGCTGCCGGCAACCATGCTGTATCCGGTGGCGATCGCCGGCTCGCTGGTCGCCTTCGTGACCGTCTTCATCGTGTCGATGCGCCACAAGGTGTCGGTGCCAGGAGTCTTCGCCTATGCGATCATCGAGGGCCTGATGCTCGGCGCATGGAGCAAGATCTTCGAATCGCTTTACCCGGGTCTCGTATTGCAGGCCGTGATCGGCACCTTCATCGCGGCATTCGTCGTCTTGGGTGCCTACCAGTTCTTGGGCGCCAGAGTGCGCGGACGCATCGCCAAGATCGTGACCGTTTCGATCATCGCCTACGCGGTGATGTCGCTGATCAACCTGATGCTGATCTTCGCCGGGGTGAATCTCGGCTGGGCAGCGATCGGCGCCAGCGCCGGCCCGCTCTCCTGGATCTCGGCAGGGCTCGGCGTGGTGCTCGCCGCGGCCAGCCTGCTGATGGACTTCGACGCGATCGAGCAGGGTGTACGCACCGGCGCTCCTGATTCTGAGTCGTGGCGCGGCGCCTTCGGTCTGCTGGTCACCATGGTCTGGCTGTACACCACGCTGCTGCGGATCCTGAGCTTCTTCCGCAACTAGGGCGTAGCGCCGCATCGCCGGTTTCGCCGATGGGACGCGGTAAGCGCCGCGCGGCGGAACTGAGATAAACCCTTTGCACGACATAGGCGGACGATCCGATACCGCCGATTACACCTTCACCACCGACCCGGAGTCACCCCCGGGTCGGTGGTTTTGTATTTGACCCGCATTAGCCTGGAGGCCGTGAGCGAGACGAACACCCCAACCAGACGCAAAGAATCAGCCGACCCCAGTTTGCCAAGAAATGAGACAGGGCCTGAGCCGGTGATCGATTCCTCACAGGGCGACCGTGTCGGAATGCCCTCGATTACTCATTTCGGAGCCAACCCGACGACCGACGGGGAGCGGGGATCGGCGGCCGAATTGCCTGATCGCATCCGGGTGCACGGTGCTCACGTCAACAACTTGAAGAACGTCGATGTCGAGGTTCCGCTGCGGACCCTGGTCGGTATCGCCGGGGTTTCGGGCAGCGGCAAGTCGTCGCTGGCGCTCGGCGTGCTCTATGCCGAAGGTGCCCGCAGATATCTCGAAGCGTTGTCGACCTACACCAGGCGGCGCATGGCCCAGGCCCCCAGGGCCGCGGTCGAACTGGTCGAACATGTGCCCGCCGCGTTGGCGTTGCGGCAGCGTCCGGGAGTGCCCGGGGTGCGCTCGACGTTCGGCACCTCCAGCGAGTTGCTGAATGTGCTGCGGCTGATGTTTTCGCGCCTGGCATCCCATGTCTGCCCCAACGGGCACCATGTGCCGCCCACCATCAATGTGGCTGCGGAGCGTCCGATCAACTGTCCGGTCTGTGGCGCCGAGGTGAGTGCCCCCGGCGCGGAATCGCTCGCCTTCAACTCCGCCGGAGCCTGCCCGACCTGCGAGGGAACAGGGGTCGTGCGCACCGTCAACGATGCCGCCCTGGTGCCGGATGCATCGCTGAGTTTGGACGACGGGGCGGTCGCGCCCTGGCAGATGTTCGGGTTCAACGTGCAACCCGATATCGCCCGCGAATTCGGCGTGCGCACCGATGTTGCGTGGCGTGACCTCAGCGACTG contains:
- a CDS encoding DUF2252 domain-containing protein gives rise to the protein MSMQTLTDAEAFRSVRKPIPSRAESRAYGKSLRVKVPRSTLGFWHPADNRPDPVTQIMDAHLGRVPRLIGVRVARMTESPYGFLRGAANVCASDCASLPASGISAIICGDAHLGNFGFYRSPEGELVLDLNDFDEAHPGLWEWDMRRLVASVHVAGRQNNLSEAQCSDAAKACVTAYRDELAHLAQVPLLARSFLRVDLNRLNETVIEPSLRDQVARAADKARQRTSDRALPKLTSSDGGALQIKADAPLLTKVSDSRFEQITQALDDYLGTLPLQWRRVIGGYRLVDCAHKVVGVGSVGLRAFLVLLEGSAPDDLLFLQLKQAGRSVLAPFMHGSQAWHKHQGQRVVEYQQSLQTVSDPLLGWATLPASTDRSTATYLGPYTEMPGSPALQVYIRQYRNMKGAVVIDGLDAGAVADYARVLGLLLAKSHARTSGASRIAGYLGRSDAAAEAFANFARAYADQTEADHAALVKAVTDGKLPIDTSAAG
- a CDS encoding Bax inhibitor-1/YccA family protein gives rise to the protein MQSSNPVLTGRNSFTYFNPNQQGGYATDAYGYQTANGYTPQPQQVTGRMTIDDVITKTAILMLTLVAAAGVSWILLPATMLYPVAIAGSLVAFVTVFIVSMRHKVSVPGVFAYAIIEGLMLGAWSKIFESLYPGLVLQAVIGTFIAAFVVLGAYQFLGARVRGRIAKIVTVSIIAYAVMSLINLMLIFAGVNLGWAAIGASAGPLSWISAGLGVVLAAASLLMDFDAIEQGVRTGAPDSESWRGAFGLLVTMVWLYTTLLRILSFFRN